From one Burkholderia pyrrocinia genomic stretch:
- a CDS encoding penicillin-binding protein 1A — protein MHPFQPSPTRVNRRNVSSVRDFCARWIARAQPVAAAAVARVKPLAAAAWHHLRHPTRRGVLLTAAAVPALFVLYVIVLIPFTPGIGDIRKARVDQPAQVLSADGKLLAEFKPSNREWVPLKQISPHMVDALIATEDHRFYEHHGLDWKRTASAALHTFSGSRQGGSTITQQLARNLYPDEIGRAPTLTRKVKEAITALKIEAVYSKDQILETYLNTVPFLYNAYGVEMAARTYFDKSADELDVLDSATLVGMLKGNSYYNPVLNPERALQRRNTVLGQMVKYGKLSAAQFAQLQRRPLRIDFERQKEPPGPAPHFAQQLRKWLIAWADRNDYNIYSDGLIVRTTIDSRLQQMATQALTLQGNQLQGIANNAWSGRDGCGTDNEVFRTFMRESPEYKAAQDAGKDDAAAMKLLAADRGFMRALCKTKTDVQAGFLAIDPRDGQIRAWVGSRDFTNEPFDHVAQARRQPGSTFKPFVYGAAFASGMKPEDTFIDQPVEIPLKGGEIWRPNDDVPPTGKPMTLRDAVALSRNRITAQVMEKVGPAAVARLARDMGVRESPLERVPSLALGTSPVTLKEMVASYATIANGGLYVEPQMVTRIENRQGDVLAEYAPGPPERAFDAETDKTLLDVMRDVVTRGTGGSIRTRFGIRGDVAGKTGTTQDNADGWFILMQPGLVAGAWVGFDDGRVTLRSDYWGQGAHSALPIVGDFFQRAQRARIVDTKAKFDTEPSPGWFASLRERASDLFDTWFRTEPKKTPTPVRTQRVEPPSEADEGAASAASTASAPEAASGGIVEEWIPASEVAASAAALSAGASQPQPAPQPAAGASTTSGVGTGTGAAPAAAPPATPAQPTAPVAPDTTGASQ, from the coding sequence ATGCACCCTTTTCAGCCGAGCCCCACCCGCGTGAATCGCCGAAACGTGTCGTCAGTGCGTGATTTCTGTGCCAGATGGATCGCGCGCGCCCAACCCGTCGCGGCTGCCGCCGTCGCGAGGGTCAAGCCTCTCGCCGCCGCCGCGTGGCACCATCTCCGTCATCCGACGCGCCGCGGCGTGCTGCTCACGGCCGCCGCCGTGCCGGCGCTGTTCGTGCTCTACGTGATCGTACTGATCCCGTTCACGCCGGGCATCGGCGACATCCGCAAGGCGCGCGTCGACCAGCCCGCACAGGTGCTGTCCGCCGACGGCAAGCTGCTGGCCGAATTCAAGCCGTCGAACCGCGAGTGGGTGCCGCTCAAGCAGATCTCGCCGCACATGGTCGACGCACTGATCGCGACCGAGGACCATCGCTTCTACGAGCATCACGGCCTCGACTGGAAACGCACCGCATCGGCCGCGCTCCATACGTTCTCGGGTAGCCGCCAGGGCGGCTCGACGATCACCCAGCAGCTCGCGCGCAACCTGTATCCGGACGAGATCGGCCGCGCGCCGACGCTCACGCGCAAGGTGAAGGAAGCGATCACCGCGCTGAAGATCGAGGCCGTCTACAGCAAGGACCAGATCCTCGAGACCTACCTGAACACGGTGCCGTTCCTGTACAACGCGTACGGCGTCGAGATGGCCGCACGCACCTATTTCGACAAGTCGGCCGACGAGCTCGACGTGCTCGACAGCGCGACGCTCGTCGGGATGCTGAAGGGCAACAGCTACTACAACCCGGTGCTGAATCCCGAGCGCGCGCTGCAGCGGCGCAACACGGTGCTCGGCCAGATGGTGAAGTACGGCAAGCTGTCGGCGGCGCAGTTCGCGCAGTTGCAGCGCAGGCCGCTGCGTATCGATTTCGAGCGCCAGAAGGAGCCGCCGGGGCCGGCGCCGCATTTCGCGCAGCAGTTGCGCAAATGGCTGATCGCGTGGGCCGACCGTAACGACTACAACATCTATTCGGACGGGCTGATCGTGCGCACGACGATCGACTCGCGGCTGCAGCAGATGGCGACGCAGGCGCTCACGCTGCAGGGCAATCAGCTGCAGGGCATTGCGAACAACGCATGGAGCGGCCGCGACGGCTGCGGTACCGACAACGAGGTGTTCCGCACCTTCATGCGCGAGTCGCCCGAGTACAAGGCCGCGCAGGACGCCGGCAAGGACGACGCGGCCGCGATGAAGCTGCTCGCGGCCGACCGCGGCTTCATGCGCGCGCTGTGCAAGACGAAGACCGACGTGCAGGCCGGCTTCCTCGCGATCGATCCGCGCGACGGGCAGATCCGCGCCTGGGTCGGCAGCCGCGACTTTACCAACGAGCCGTTCGATCACGTCGCGCAGGCGCGGCGCCAGCCGGGCTCGACGTTCAAGCCGTTCGTCTATGGCGCCGCGTTCGCGAGCGGGATGAAGCCGGAAGACACGTTCATCGACCAGCCGGTCGAGATCCCGCTGAAGGGCGGCGAGATCTGGCGGCCGAACGACGACGTGCCGCCCACCGGCAAACCGATGACGCTGCGCGACGCGGTCGCGCTGTCGCGCAACCGGATCACCGCGCAGGTGATGGAGAAGGTCGGGCCCGCGGCCGTCGCACGGCTCGCGCGCGACATGGGCGTGCGCGAAAGCCCGCTCGAGCGCGTGCCGTCGCTCGCGCTCGGCACGAGCCCGGTCACGCTGAAGGAGATGGTCGCGTCGTACGCGACGATCGCGAACGGCGGGCTGTACGTCGAGCCGCAAATGGTGACGCGCATCGAAAACCGCCAGGGCGACGTGCTCGCCGAATACGCGCCGGGGCCGCCCGAGCGCGCGTTCGACGCCGAAACCGACAAGACGCTGCTCGACGTGATGCGCGATGTCGTGACGCGCGGCACAGGCGGCAGCATCCGCACGCGCTTCGGGATCCGTGGCGACGTGGCCGGCAAGACGGGCACGACGCAGGACAACGCGGACGGCTGGTTCATCCTGATGCAGCCGGGCCTCGTCGCCGGTGCGTGGGTCGGTTTCGACGACGGCCGCGTGACGCTGCGCAGCGATTACTGGGGGCAGGGCGCGCACAGCGCGCTGCCGATCGTCGGCGATTTCTTCCAGCGCGCGCAGCGCGCCCGGATCGTCGACACGAAGGCGAAATTCGATACCGAGCCGTCGCCAGGCTGGTTCGCATCGCTGCGCGAGCGTGCGTCGGACCTGTTCGACACGTGGTTCAGGACCGAGCCGAAGAAGACGCCCACGCCCGTCAGGACGCAGCGTGTCGAGCCTCCATCGGAAGCCGACGAAGGCGCAGCATCGGCCGCGTCGACGGCATCGGCGCCCGAAGCGGCGTCCGGCGGCATCGTCGAGGAATGGATACCGGCGTCCGAAGTGGCCGCATCGGCCGCGGCGCTGTCGGCGGGCGCATCGCAACCGCAGCCGGCACCGCAGCCGGCAGCCGGCGCAAGTACGACGAGCGGTGTCGGCACGGGCACCGGCGCCGCACCGGCAGCCGCACCTCCCGCCACGCCGGCCCAGCCGACCGCGCCGGTCGCTCCCGACACGACCGGCGCCTCACAGTAA
- the lhpH gene encoding trans-3-hydroxy-L-proline dehydratase, with the protein MKISRSLSTVEVHTGGEAFRIVTSGLPRLPGDTIVQRRAWLKENADEIRRALMFEPRGHADMYGGYLTEPVSPNADFGVIFVHNEGYSDHCGHGVIALSTAAVELGWVQRTAPETRVGIDAPCGFIEAFVKWDGEHAGPVRFVNVPSFIWRRDVSVDTPSFGTVTGDIAYGGAFYFYVDGAPFDLPVREAAVERLIRFGAEVKAAANAKYPVVHPEIPEINHIYGTIIANAPRHPGSTQANCCVFADREVDRSPTGSGTGGRVAQLYQRGLLAAGDTLVNESIVGTIFKGRVLRETTVGDIPAVIPEVEGSAHICGFANWIVDERDPLTYGFLVR; encoded by the coding sequence ATGAAAATTTCCCGATCCCTTTCCACCGTCGAAGTCCATACGGGCGGCGAAGCGTTCCGCATCGTCACGAGCGGGCTGCCGCGTCTGCCGGGCGACACGATCGTCCAGCGCCGCGCATGGCTCAAGGAGAACGCCGACGAGATTCGCCGCGCGTTGATGTTCGAACCGCGCGGCCACGCCGACATGTACGGCGGCTACCTGACCGAGCCCGTGTCGCCGAACGCCGATTTCGGCGTGATCTTCGTGCACAACGAAGGCTACAGCGACCATTGCGGGCACGGCGTGATCGCGCTGTCGACCGCCGCGGTCGAACTCGGCTGGGTACAGCGCACGGCGCCGGAAACGCGGGTCGGCATCGACGCGCCGTGCGGCTTCATCGAGGCCTTCGTCAAGTGGGACGGCGAGCATGCGGGGCCCGTGCGCTTCGTCAACGTGCCGTCGTTCATCTGGCGGCGCGACGTGTCGGTCGACACGCCGTCGTTCGGCACCGTGACCGGCGACATCGCGTATGGCGGCGCGTTCTACTTCTACGTCGACGGCGCGCCGTTCGACCTGCCGGTGCGCGAAGCGGCGGTGGAAAGGCTGATTCGCTTCGGCGCGGAAGTGAAGGCTGCCGCGAACGCGAAGTACCCGGTCGTGCATCCGGAGATTCCGGAAATCAACCATATCTACGGCACGATCATCGCGAACGCGCCGCGCCATCCGGGCTCGACGCAGGCGAACTGCTGCGTGTTCGCGGATCGCGAGGTCGACCGCTCGCCGACCGGCTCCGGCACCGGCGGGCGCGTCGCGCAGCTGTACCAGCGCGGGTTGCTCGCGGCCGGCGACACGCTCGTCAACGAATCGATCGTCGGCACGATCTTCAAGGGGCGCGTGCTGCGCGAGACGACGGTCGGCGACATCCCGGCCGTGATCCCGGAAGTGGAGGGCAGCGCGCATATCTGCGGGTTCGCGAACTGGATCGTCGACGAGCGCGATCCGCTGACCTACGGTTTTCTCGTGCGCTGA
- a CDS encoding branched-chain amino acid ABC transporter substrate-binding protein, which produces MRHLVTALSVAVAAGALTSAHAQEVVMIGHSAPLTGPQAANGKDNENGARLAIDELNKAGVKVAGKTVTFKLISDDDQADPKAGVQVAQNLVDKGVVAVLGPYNSGVAIPASRVYSNAGVPMLPVASNPALTKQGFKNIFRIGASDEQLGGTMGTFAAKTLNAKTAAVIDDRTAYGQGVAEQFMNVAKANGIKIVDQEFTSSSATDFLGILTKIKASNPDVIFFGGYAAQGAPMAKQMKQRGLRAKLLGGDGICSADMGKVAGEAASIVYCAQGGVALEKTPAGREFLKKYHDTYHTDPQVYGVNYYDGAKLLADAMVKAGTTTDKAKLIAQLAKSNHAGVAGTYSFDANGDLKGAPTTVYVIRNGLPEPYAK; this is translated from the coding sequence ATGCGACACCTCGTTACCGCGCTCTCGGTGGCCGTTGCCGCCGGCGCGCTGACTTCCGCGCACGCGCAGGAAGTCGTGATGATCGGTCATTCGGCGCCGCTGACGGGCCCGCAGGCCGCGAACGGCAAGGACAATGAAAACGGCGCGCGCCTTGCCATCGACGAACTCAACAAGGCCGGCGTGAAGGTTGCCGGCAAGACCGTCACCTTCAAGCTGATTTCGGACGACGACCAGGCCGACCCCAAGGCCGGCGTGCAGGTCGCGCAGAACCTCGTCGACAAGGGCGTCGTCGCCGTGCTCGGCCCGTACAACTCGGGCGTCGCGATCCCGGCGTCACGCGTGTACTCGAATGCCGGCGTGCCGATGCTGCCGGTGGCGTCGAATCCGGCGCTCACGAAGCAGGGCTTCAAGAACATCTTCCGGATCGGCGCGAGCGACGAACAGCTCGGCGGCACGATGGGCACGTTCGCTGCGAAGACGCTGAACGCGAAAACCGCGGCCGTCATCGACGATCGCACCGCGTACGGGCAGGGCGTCGCCGAGCAGTTCATGAACGTCGCGAAAGCGAACGGCATCAAGATCGTCGACCAGGAATTCACGAGCTCGTCGGCTACCGATTTCCTCGGCATTCTCACCAAGATCAAGGCCAGCAACCCCGACGTGATCTTCTTCGGCGGCTATGCGGCGCAGGGCGCGCCGATGGCCAAGCAGATGAAGCAGCGCGGGCTGCGCGCGAAGCTGCTCGGCGGCGACGGCATCTGCTCGGCCGACATGGGCAAGGTCGCGGGCGAAGCGGCGTCGATCGTCTACTGCGCGCAGGGCGGCGTCGCGCTCGAGAAGACGCCGGCCGGGCGCGAATTCCTGAAGAAGTACCACGACACCTATCACACGGATCCGCAGGTCTACGGCGTCAACTACTACGACGGCGCGAAGCTGCTCGCCGACGCGATGGTCAAGGCCGGCACGACCACCGACAAGGCGAAGCTGATCGCGCAACTCGCGAAGTCGAACCATGCGGGCGTCGCGGGCACCTATTCGTTCGACGCGAACGGCGACCTGAAGGGTGCGCCGACGACCGTCTACGTGATCCGCAACGGCCTGCCCGAGCCGTACGCGAAGTAA
- a CDS encoding FadR/GntR family transcriptional regulator — MMSARPESLEGGFRPLQIYEQVAEKIRDEIRAGRYAADSRLPSERELAVLFQVGRPAVREALGALQNEGLVFTKRNSGTYVVASPLDVLAERGDMRAASEADFSPTSTLDVRLILEPAIARLAASHGRTDPGAERYLAQMETITDVDDPHQRALWNESDRLFHRQLALMTGDPLIVKIADEVAKTMDQPLWKRLKDDGIYDAGRIRLYVSEHRLIYEAIVSGDADAAAFYVEQHIRRVRRDIAPK, encoded by the coding sequence ATGATGTCCGCGCGTCCCGAATCACTCGAAGGCGGTTTCAGGCCGCTGCAGATCTACGAGCAGGTTGCCGAGAAGATTCGCGACGAGATTCGCGCGGGGCGCTACGCGGCCGATTCGCGGCTGCCGTCCGAGCGCGAGCTCGCGGTGCTGTTCCAGGTCGGCCGGCCGGCCGTGCGCGAGGCGCTCGGCGCGCTGCAGAATGAAGGGCTCGTGTTCACGAAGCGCAATTCCGGCACCTATGTCGTCGCGTCGCCGCTCGACGTGCTCGCGGAGCGCGGCGACATGCGCGCGGCGTCCGAGGCCGACTTCAGCCCGACGTCGACGCTCGACGTGCGGCTGATCCTGGAACCCGCGATCGCGCGCCTCGCGGCGTCGCATGGCCGCACCGACCCGGGCGCCGAGCGCTATCTCGCGCAGATGGAAACCATCACCGACGTCGACGATCCGCACCAGCGCGCGCTGTGGAACGAGAGCGACCGACTGTTCCACCGGCAACTCGCGCTGATGACCGGCGACCCGCTGATCGTGAAGATCGCGGACGAGGTCGCGAAGACGATGGACCAGCCGTTATGGAAGCGGCTGAAGGACGACGGCATCTACGATGCGGGTCGGATCCGGCTCTACGTGTCCGAACACCGGCTGATCTACGAGGCGATCGTGTCCGGCGACGCCGATGCGGCCGCGTTCTACGTCGAGCAGCATATCCGCCGCGTGCGGCGCGACATCGCGCCGAAGTGA
- the lhpI gene encoding bifunctional Delta(1)-pyrroline-2-carboxylate/Delta(1)-piperideine-2-carboxylate reductase yields MTALSRIPVFDAADTAALLDYPALLATLRQAVAEYAAGEIVSPERLVVPLQAGGVMLSMPSSARDLATHKLVNVCPGNGARGLPTILGQVTAYDATTGEMRFALDGPTVTGRRTAAVTALGIDALHGAAPRDILLIGTGKQSANHAEALAAIFPDARLHVRGTRADSAAAFCAAHRAQAPRLAPLDGDAIPDAIDVVVTLTTSRTPVYRDAAREGRLVVGVGAFTADAAEIDANTVRGSRLVVDDPAGARHEAGDLIVAQVDWQQVASLADVLSGAFALGGPLLFKSVGCAAWDLAACRTARDALDARQAG; encoded by the coding sequence ATGACCGCCCTTTCCCGGATTCCCGTTTTCGATGCGGCCGACACGGCCGCGCTGCTCGACTACCCGGCGCTGCTCGCCACGCTCAGGCAAGCCGTCGCCGAGTATGCGGCGGGCGAGATCGTCAGCCCCGAGCGCCTGGTCGTGCCGCTGCAGGCCGGCGGCGTGATGCTGTCGATGCCGTCGAGCGCGCGTGACCTTGCCACCCACAAGCTCGTGAACGTATGCCCCGGCAACGGCGCGCGCGGGCTGCCGACGATCCTCGGCCAGGTGACCGCGTACGACGCGACCACCGGCGAGATGCGCTTCGCGCTCGACGGCCCGACGGTCACCGGACGCCGCACGGCGGCCGTCACCGCGCTCGGCATCGACGCGCTGCATGGCGCCGCGCCGCGCGACATCCTGCTGATCGGCACCGGCAAGCAGTCGGCCAATCATGCGGAAGCGCTCGCGGCGATCTTTCCCGATGCGCGCCTTCACGTGCGCGGTACCCGCGCCGACAGCGCGGCCGCCTTCTGCGCCGCGCACCGCGCGCAAGCGCCGCGGCTCGCACCGCTCGACGGCGACGCGATTCCCGATGCGATCGACGTCGTCGTCACGCTGACGACGAGCCGCACGCCCGTCTACCGCGACGCCGCGCGCGAAGGCCGGCTCGTGGTCGGCGTCGGCGCGTTCACCGCGGATGCGGCCGAGATCGACGCGAACACGGTGCGTGGCAGCCGGCTCGTCGTCGACGATCCGGCCGGCGCGCGCCACGAGGCCGGCGACCTGATCGTCGCGCAGGTCGACTGGCAGCAGGTCGCGTCGCTCGCCGACGTGCTGAGCGGCGCATTCGCCCTCGGCGGACCGCTGCTGTTCAAGAGCGTCGGCTGCGCCGCGTGGGATCTCGCCGCGTGCCGTACCGCACGCGATGCGCTGGACGCGCGCCAGGCCGGCTGA
- a CDS encoding response regulator, with protein sequence MNASLSPAPLRVFLVDHAVAVRQRIALLVGAIRGVAVVGEAEDGQDAWTQIRSSRADVVIVDLRLADGSGLDLIGMLSKATPRIVTIVLTNHSAPAFREACATAGADYFFDKTVEFDAACRVIESLVHARVHHP encoded by the coding sequence ATGAATGCCAGCCTGTCACCCGCCCCGCTCAGGGTGTTTCTCGTCGATCACGCCGTTGCCGTCCGGCAGCGGATCGCGCTGCTCGTCGGCGCGATCCGCGGCGTCGCCGTCGTGGGCGAGGCGGAAGACGGCCAGGACGCGTGGACGCAGATCCGCAGCAGCCGGGCGGACGTGGTGATCGTCGACCTGCGGCTCGCGGACGGCAGCGGCCTCGACCTGATCGGGATGCTGTCGAAGGCCACACCGCGCATCGTCACGATCGTGCTGACGAATCATTCGGCACCGGCATTCAGAGAGGCATGCGCGACGGCCGGAGCCGACTACTTCTTCGACAAGACCGTCGAATTCGACGCCGCGTGCCGTGTCATCGAATCCCTGGTGCACGCTCGCGTGCACCACCCCTGA
- a CDS encoding helix-turn-helix domain-containing protein codes for MSTATACAADVPIAPRPTIPLRAVTRADATKHPAARCSVCAMRSMCLPPHLTAAEYGRLDAIICTTRHVRQGDALFRTDDPFQSIYAVRAGSFKTVMMHRDGREHVTGFQIAGETLGMDGIGGGQHCCDAIALEDSVVCIIPFGALEAACREIKPMQHFLYQMLSSEIVRESSQMLLLGTMSAEQRVAHFLLNLSSRFEARGYSATEFNLRMTREEIGCYLGMKLETVSRMFSRFHRDAVVETRGKRVRIIDAQALARV; via the coding sequence ATGTCCACAGCCACCGCCTGCGCCGCCGACGTACCTATCGCGCCCCGCCCGACGATTCCGCTTCGAGCGGTGACGCGCGCCGACGCCACCAAACATCCCGCCGCGCGCTGCTCGGTCTGCGCGATGCGTTCGATGTGCCTGCCGCCGCACCTGACGGCCGCCGAATACGGCCGTCTCGACGCGATCATCTGCACGACCCGGCACGTTCGCCAGGGCGATGCGCTGTTCCGCACCGACGATCCGTTCCAGAGCATCTATGCGGTGCGCGCGGGTTCGTTCAAGACGGTGATGATGCATCGCGACGGCCGCGAACACGTGACGGGCTTCCAGATCGCCGGTGAAACGCTCGGGATGGACGGTATCGGCGGCGGCCAGCACTGCTGCGACGCGATCGCGCTGGAAGACAGCGTCGTGTGCATCATCCCGTTCGGCGCACTCGAAGCGGCGTGCCGCGAGATCAAGCCGATGCAGCATTTCCTCTACCAGATGCTGAGCAGCGAAATCGTGCGCGAATCGAGCCAGATGCTGCTGCTCGGCACGATGTCGGCCGAACAGCGCGTTGCGCATTTCCTGCTGAACCTGTCGTCGCGCTTCGAGGCGCGCGGTTATTCCGCGACCGAATTCAACCTGCGGATGACGCGCGAGGAAATCGGTTGTTATCTCGGAATGAAGCTCGAAACGGTCAGCCGGATGTTCTCGCGGTTCCATCGCGATGCGGTGGTCGAAACGCGCGGCAAGCGCGTACGCATCATCGACGCGCAGGCGCTCGCGCGGGTCTGA
- a CDS encoding DUF1488 domain-containing protein — protein sequence MTGGQMQIAFPPEPPEYCARDLVVAFSALVDGRCVQCAVTAEALEDHFGAPSLLERDLLAAFDAHRSAIEAMARRMLEEIGGRPVLLHSGHFRLGD from the coding sequence ATGACTGGCGGACAGATGCAGATTGCCTTCCCGCCCGAGCCGCCCGAATATTGCGCGCGCGACCTGGTCGTCGCGTTTTCGGCGCTGGTCGACGGACGTTGCGTGCAGTGCGCGGTCACGGCCGAGGCACTGGAAGACCATTTCGGCGCGCCGTCGCTGCTCGAACGCGACCTGCTGGCCGCATTCGACGCGCACCGTTCGGCGATCGAGGCGATGGCACGACGGATGCTCGAAGAAATCGGCGGCCGGCCGGTGCTGCTGCACAGCGGCCATTTCCGGCTCGGCGACTGA
- a CDS encoding DUF488 domain-containing protein, with product MGIRIIQLGTPRAAGEGLRIGTVRRPPRGVPKAEFASRNYYDVWLPTLSPSPELVAQAQAAETDAEWNAFKRHFRAEMAHGDPAKVLDLLAALSATTAFSIGCYCDDERHCHRSVLRELLAARGAAIEPDAG from the coding sequence ATGGGCATCCGGATCATCCAGCTCGGCACGCCGCGCGCGGCCGGCGAGGGCCTGCGGATCGGGACGGTGCGGCGGCCGCCGCGCGGCGTGCCGAAGGCGGAATTCGCGTCGCGCAACTACTATGATGTATGGTTGCCGACGTTGTCGCCGAGCCCCGAACTCGTCGCGCAGGCGCAGGCGGCCGAAACGGACGCCGAATGGAACGCGTTCAAGCGCCACTTCCGCGCGGAGATGGCGCATGGCGATCCGGCGAAGGTGCTGGACCTGCTGGCGGCGCTGTCGGCGACCACCGCGTTCTCGATCGGCTGTTACTGCGACGACGAGCGCCATTGCCACCGCAGCGTGCTGCGCGAGCTGCTCGCGGCGCGCGGCGCGGCGATCGAGCCCGACGCGGGCTGA
- a CDS encoding amino acid aminotransferase, producing MFEHIDAYPGDPILTLNENFQKDPRDQKVNLSIGIYFDAEGRIPVMGAVREAETALQRESGPKPYLPMVGLAAYRDAVQALVFGADHPARVAGRIATLQTLGGSGALKVGADFLKRYFPDAQVWLSDPSWENHRFIFERAGFTVNTYPYYDEATGGLKFDAMLAAIDALPARSIVLLHACCHNPTGVDLDEGQWEKLIDVIEARGLLPFVDMAYQGFGAGLDADAFAVRELARRGVPALVANSFSKNFSLYGERVGGLSVVCEDAAAADRVLGQLAGAVRSNYSNPQTYGAKVVAAVLGTPALRKQWEEELSAMCRRIARMRQSIHDGLRDHVSGEALTRYVKQRGMFTYTGLTESQVDALREVHGVYILRSGRMCVAGLNDSNVGIVADAIGKVLKSGV from the coding sequence ATGTTCGAACACATCGACGCGTACCCGGGCGACCCGATCCTGACGCTCAACGAGAACTTCCAGAAAGATCCGCGCGACCAGAAGGTCAACCTGAGCATCGGCATCTACTTCGATGCCGAAGGCCGGATTCCGGTGATGGGTGCCGTGCGTGAAGCCGAAACCGCGCTGCAGCGCGAGAGCGGCCCGAAGCCGTACCTGCCGATGGTCGGCCTGGCCGCGTATCGCGACGCCGTGCAGGCGCTCGTGTTCGGCGCCGATCACCCGGCCCGCGTGGCCGGGCGCATCGCGACCCTGCAGACGCTCGGCGGTTCGGGTGCGCTGAAGGTGGGCGCCGATTTCCTGAAGCGCTACTTCCCGGACGCGCAGGTGTGGCTCAGCGATCCGAGCTGGGAAAACCACCGCTTCATCTTCGAGCGCGCCGGCTTCACGGTGAACACGTATCCGTACTACGATGAGGCGACCGGCGGCCTGAAGTTCGACGCGATGCTCGCGGCGATCGACGCGCTGCCGGCGCGCAGCATCGTGCTGCTGCACGCGTGCTGCCATAACCCGACCGGCGTCGACCTCGACGAAGGCCAGTGGGAAAAGCTGATCGACGTGATCGAGGCGCGCGGCCTGCTGCCGTTCGTCGACATGGCGTACCAGGGCTTCGGCGCGGGCCTCGACGCGGACGCATTCGCGGTGCGCGAGCTGGCCCGCCGCGGCGTGCCGGCGCTGGTCGCGAACTCGTTCTCGAAGAACTTCTCGCTGTACGGCGAGCGCGTGGGCGGCCTGAGCGTCGTCTGCGAGGATGCGGCCGCGGCCGACCGCGTGCTCGGCCAGCTGGCCGGCGCCGTGCGCTCGAACTACAGCAACCCGCAAACCTACGGCGCGAAGGTCGTCGCGGCCGTGCTCGGCACGCCGGCGCTGCGCAAGCAGTGGGAAGAGGAGCTGTCGGCGATGTGCCGCCGCATCGCGCGGATGCGCCAGTCGATTCACGACGGCCTGCGCGACCACGTCAGCGGCGAAGCGCTCACGCGCTACGTGAAGCAGCGCGGGATGTTCACGTACACGGGGCTGACCGAATCGCAGGTCGACGCGCTGCGCGAAGTGCACGGCGTGTACATCCTGCGTTCGGGGCGGATGTGCGTCGCGGGCCTGAACGACTCGAACGTCGGCATCGTCGCCGACGCAATCGGCAAGGTGCTGAAGAGCGGCGTCTGA